One stretch of Nitrospirota bacterium DNA includes these proteins:
- the fdnG gene encoding formate dehydrogenase-N subunit alpha: MGVSRRDFLKLSGSSLLLGALHADPASADTKEREIRIKGAKVTTTICPFCSVGCGILVHTKDGKVVYTEGDPEHPISEGTLCSKGASLFQMMNNPTRLQKPQYRAAGATEWKEVEWDWALDEIAKRVKDTRDRTFKLTSKSKVKEKAADGTEKTVEKDFVVNRTDGIAHVGSAALDNEECYILQKLVRSWGLVYIEHQARIUHSATVAALGESFGRGAMTNHWIDFKNADVILVMGSNPASNHPISMKWILKAQERGAKLIVVDPRFTQTATKADVYASMRSGTDIPFLGGMIKYILDNNLIFKEYVIKYTNASFLVNPDYKGPGELDGLFSGYDEKTRKYDKKTWSFQMDENGVPKKDPSLKDPHCVYQLMKKHYSRYTLDKVSGITGTPKDKLEEVYKLYASTGKPNKAGTELYAMGWTQHTVGTQNIRAMCIIQLLLGNMGIAGGGINALRGEGNVQGSTDHGLLFHILPGYLATPTASIATLPAYIEKYTPKTKEPKSVNWWSNRGKYITSYLKAIYGSRATKENDFGYAWMPKLDEGMNASWLMIFDQMFKGKFEGFFAWGQNPACSGANSNKTRQALAKLKWMVNVNLYDNETGSFWKGPGMNPKDIQTEVFLLPCASSVEKEGSLSNSGRWVQWRYKAIEPIGQSKPDAEIANELYFRVKSLYQKEGGKFPAPILNITWNYGEKDAQGKIHEINVHNIAKEINGYYLEDVYDKTATPPKLLGKKGELCASFVYLQADGTTSSGCWIYSQSYTQKEGKIINMMARRGKDDPTGLGLFSGWAWAWPVNRRIIYNRASVDPNGNPWDPKRALLKWDPVKEDPASKKPGTWVGDIPDGPAPPMATEKGKLPFIMMATGVGHLFGPGMAEGPFPEHYEALECPLEENMLSKQRINPTIKIFGDEAGAVFSCDMRYPLVATTYRVSEHWQTGVMTRHEPWLLEMQPQMFVEMSEELAKEKNIKNGEKVMVKSGRGELWAIAIVTTRFKPFKIGNSTVHQVGLPWHFGWQYPVDGSGGDSANLLTPTVGDANTMIPESKAFMVNVVKITGGRT; encoded by the coding sequence ATGGGGGTATCAAGACGTGATTTTTTGAAGCTCTCCGGCAGTTCGCTTCTCCTGGGGGCACTTCACGCCGATCCTGCTTCCGCTGACACAAAAGAGCGGGAAATCAGGATCAAGGGCGCGAAAGTGACCACCACGATTTGTCCGTTCTGCTCGGTCGGGTGCGGCATCCTCGTGCACACCAAGGATGGAAAGGTCGTCTACACCGAAGGTGATCCGGAACACCCGATCAGTGAAGGAACGCTATGCTCAAAGGGCGCATCGCTGTTCCAGATGATGAACAATCCTACCAGGCTGCAGAAACCCCAGTATCGTGCCGCGGGTGCAACGGAATGGAAGGAAGTGGAGTGGGACTGGGCATTGGATGAAATCGCGAAACGGGTGAAGGATACCCGCGACCGAACGTTCAAGCTCACCTCCAAGTCCAAGGTGAAGGAAAAGGCGGCAGACGGCACGGAAAAAACCGTTGAAAAGGACTTTGTGGTAAACCGGACCGACGGCATCGCCCATGTCGGGAGCGCGGCCCTGGACAACGAAGAATGCTACATACTTCAAAAACTGGTGAGGTCATGGGGCCTGGTATATATTGAACATCAGGCCCGTATCTGACACTCCGCGACGGTAGCGGCTCTGGGAGAGTCGTTCGGACGCGGTGCCATGACGAACCATTGGATCGATTTCAAGAATGCTGATGTCATCCTCGTAATGGGGAGCAATCCGGCTTCAAATCATCCCATTTCCATGAAGTGGATACTGAAAGCCCAGGAGCGGGGCGCCAAGCTTATTGTTGTAGACCCCCGCTTCACGCAGACAGCCACCAAGGCTGATGTATACGCGTCCATGCGTTCGGGCACGGACATCCCCTTCCTGGGCGGGATGATCAAGTACATCCTTGATAATAATCTCATCTTCAAGGAATACGTTATCAAGTATACCAATGCCTCGTTCCTCGTGAACCCGGACTACAAAGGCCCGGGCGAACTGGACGGTCTCTTCTCGGGTTATGATGAAAAGACCAGGAAATACGACAAAAAAACTTGGTCGTTCCAGATGGACGAGAACGGCGTCCCGAAGAAGGATCCTTCTCTGAAAGACCCGCATTGCGTGTACCAGTTGATGAAGAAACATTACTCGCGCTACACGCTCGACAAGGTCTCAGGCATCACCGGCACACCCAAGGACAAACTGGAAGAGGTCTACAAGCTCTATGCTTCGACCGGCAAGCCAAACAAGGCCGGCACCGAGTTGTATGCCATGGGCTGGACGCAGCACACGGTCGGGACGCAGAACATCAGGGCTATGTGCATCATTCAACTGTTGCTCGGCAATATGGGCATCGCAGGCGGCGGCATCAATGCCCTGCGCGGAGAGGGCAACGTTCAGGGTTCAACTGACCACGGCCTGTTGTTCCATATCCTCCCGGGCTATTTGGCAACACCGACCGCGTCCATAGCCACCCTCCCTGCGTACATTGAGAAATACACACCCAAAACCAAGGAACCGAAGAGCGTGAACTGGTGGTCCAACCGGGGCAAATACATTACCAGCTACCTCAAGGCCATTTACGGGAGCAGGGCCACCAAGGAAAATGATTTCGGGTATGCGTGGATGCCGAAGCTCGATGAAGGCATGAACGCTTCCTGGCTCATGATTTTCGATCAGATGTTCAAGGGGAAATTTGAAGGCTTCTTTGCATGGGGCCAGAATCCCGCGTGTTCGGGAGCTAATTCGAACAAGACCCGGCAGGCGCTTGCCAAGCTCAAATGGATGGTGAATGTCAATCTCTACGACAACGAGACCGGATCGTTCTGGAAGGGTCCTGGCATGAATCCGAAGGATATCCAGACCGAGGTCTTCTTGCTGCCCTGCGCATCATCGGTTGAAAAGGAAGGCAGTCTTTCAAACTCAGGACGGTGGGTGCAGTGGCGTTATAAGGCAATTGAACCCATCGGCCAGTCCAAGCCGGACGCGGAAATCGCAAACGAACTGTACTTCCGGGTAAAAAGCCTTTATCAGAAGGAAGGTGGCAAGTTCCCCGCGCCCATCCTGAACATAACCTGGAACTACGGTGAAAAAGACGCCCAGGGGAAAATCCACGAAATTAATGTGCATAATATCGCAAAAGAGATCAACGGCTACTATCTGGAAGATGTGTACGACAAGACCGCAACACCGCCCAAGCTCCTCGGCAAGAAAGGCGAGCTCTGCGCGTCCTTTGTGTATCTGCAGGCGGACGGTACAACCTCATCTGGCTGTTGGATCTATTCTCAGAGCTACACTCAGAAGGAAGGCAAGATCATCAACATGATGGCGCGACGAGGGAAAGATGATCCTACCGGCCTTGGCCTGTTTTCGGGATGGGCATGGGCATGGCCGGTCAACCGGAGAATCATCTACAACCGGGCCTCGGTGGACCCCAATGGTAATCCCTGGGATCCGAAGCGTGCATTGCTCAAATGGGACCCGGTCAAGGAAGATCCGGCGAGCAAGAAACCCGGCACCTGGGTGGGAGATATCCCGGATGGGCCAGCTCCGCCCATGGCAACGGAAAAAGGAAAGTTACCTTTCATTATGATGGCCACCGGCGTGGGACACCTTTTCGGGCCCGGCATGGCCGAGGGCCCCTTCCCCGAACACTATGAGGCACTTGAGTGTCCGCTCGAGGAAAATATGCTGTCCAAACAGCGGATCAATCCGACGATCAAGATTTTCGGTGATGAGGCGGGTGCCGTTTTCTCCTGCGATATGCGGTATCCTCTTGTTGCCACGACCTACCGCGTTTCCGAGCACTGGCAGACCGGCGTCATGACACGACATGAACCGTGGCTGCTCGAGATGCAGCCCCAGATGTTCGTTGAAATGAGCGAAGAACTGGCAAAGGAAAAAAATATCAAAAACGGTGAAAAGGTCATGGTGAAATCAGGCCGGGGCGAGCTCTGGGCAATCGCAATCGTTACGACGCGGTTCAAACCCTTCAAGATCGGAAACTCCACCGTGCATCAGGTGGGCCTTCCCTGGCACTTCGGATGGCAATACCCTGTGGACGGCAGCGGCGGGGACAGTGCGAACCTGCTGACGCCGACCGTCGGTGATGCCAATACCATGATACCCGAATCGAAGGCCTTCATGGTCAATGTCGTAAAGATCACGGGAGGGAGGACATAA
- a CDS encoding 4Fe-4S dicluster domain-containing protein, protein MTTITQPPQKAVLVDLTRCIGCRSCQVACKSWNERSVKKTVNQGVYTNPPKLNSDTYTRIEFLEGASGQAPAWHFIKDQCMHCDDPACVSACPVGAFKKLPNGPVNYDYDKCIGCRYCMIACPFQVPKYEWEKRIFPWVRKCTFCSDRQADNLTPACIKICPTKTMFFGNKEEVLAEAKKRLAEHPGKYVNYVYGEKEAGGTSWMYIAAVPFEQLGFNMNIPAKKLPENTWAMLREIPFKVVGFVTALSLIAVFRNRGSNPDAESTHKEEN, encoded by the coding sequence ATGACAACGATTACTCAACCCCCCCAAAAAGCCGTGCTGGTCGACCTGACGCGCTGCATCGGATGTCGCAGCTGTCAGGTGGCATGCAAATCATGGAATGAACGTTCCGTGAAGAAGACAGTGAATCAGGGAGTGTACACGAATCCGCCGAAACTGAATTCCGATACGTATACCCGTATCGAATTTCTGGAAGGGGCGTCCGGACAGGCGCCGGCATGGCACTTTATCAAGGACCAGTGTATGCATTGCGATGATCCGGCCTGCGTATCCGCGTGTCCGGTGGGGGCCTTCAAAAAACTGCCGAACGGGCCCGTGAACTATGACTATGACAAATGCATCGGCTGCCGGTATTGCATGATCGCGTGTCCCTTCCAGGTCCCGAAGTATGAATGGGAAAAGAGGATCTTTCCCTGGGTCCGCAAGTGCACCTTCTGTTCAGACCGCCAGGCTGATAATCTGACCCCTGCGTGCATCAAGATTTGTCCGACCAAGACCATGTTTTTTGGAAATAAAGAAGAGGTCCTGGCCGAGGCGAAGAAGCGGCTCGCGGAACATCCCGGTAAATATGTGAATTATGTCTATGGTGAGAAAGAGGCGGGCGGAACATCCTGGATGTATATCGCGGCTGTGCCTTTTGAGCAGCTGGGATTCAACATGAACATACCCGCCAAGAAACTTCCGGAAAATACCTGGGCCATGCTCAGGGAGATCCCGTTCAAAGTGGTCGGGTTCGTTACCGCATTGTCGCTCATTGCGGTCTTCCGCAACCGGGGCAGTAATCCCGACGCTGAATCCACGCACAAGGAGGAGAATTAA
- the hybB gene encoding Ni/Fe-hydrogenase cytochrome b subunit: MTFLEGVKKSFETKGMRLLLLLVSLGIVATLLRMFKGLGAVTNLTDEYPWGLWVAVDVFSGVALAAGGFTITAAVYIFNMKKYKPITRPAILTAFIGYSIVVVGLAIDIGKPFSAWHPMVYWNYRSVMFEVVMCITLYTTVLLFEFAPAFLERVKWHGALKVIKKITYPLVIAGIVLSFLHQSSLGGFYLIAPAKLNHLWWTPNLPYMFYLSAIAAGLAMVAFEGIVSTRGLKRESETEIVQGLGRGTRIALLVYLIAKIADMSYRGNWPLLLDWNKASFFWSAEILIGVLIPIALFSMKSVKESENGQLMASTLVIIGVVFNRFNMTFFTQAGSGTFYFPSIWEIFVTLGLLSAIVMFYRLAVMHLPVFHEGPLNR, translated from the coding sequence ATGACATTCCTGGAAGGAGTGAAAAAAAGCTTTGAAACGAAAGGAATGCGTCTCCTCCTGCTGCTCGTCAGTCTGGGTATTGTGGCGACGCTTCTCCGCATGTTCAAGGGTCTTGGCGCGGTTACCAACCTGACCGATGAGTATCCCTGGGGGCTCTGGGTCGCCGTTGACGTGTTCTCGGGCGTGGCCCTTGCGGCCGGTGGCTTCACCATCACCGCTGCGGTGTACATATTCAATATGAAAAAGTACAAACCCATAACCCGGCCGGCCATTCTGACGGCCTTTATCGGTTACTCCATCGTCGTCGTGGGACTTGCCATCGACATCGGCAAGCCTTTCAGCGCATGGCACCCGATGGTTTACTGGAATTACCGCTCGGTCATGTTCGAGGTCGTGATGTGCATCACCCTGTACACCACGGTGCTGTTGTTCGAATTCGCGCCGGCATTTCTGGAGCGCGTGAAGTGGCACGGAGCGCTGAAGGTCATCAAAAAAATCACCTATCCCCTGGTAATCGCCGGCATTGTGCTGTCGTTCCTGCACCAGTCGTCGCTTGGCGGTTTCTACCTGATTGCGCCGGCAAAGCTGAACCATCTCTGGTGGACGCCGAACCTGCCCTACATGTTCTATCTCTCGGCGATTGCCGCGGGTCTCGCCATGGTCGCTTTCGAGGGTATCGTGAGCACCCGGGGCCTCAAGCGGGAGTCTGAGACAGAAATTGTTCAGGGTTTGGGCCGGGGCACGCGTATTGCCCTGCTGGTTTATTTGATCGCGAAAATCGCGGACATGTCGTATCGGGGCAATTGGCCGCTGCTGTTGGACTGGAACAAGGCCAGCTTCTTCTGGAGCGCGGAGATACTGATCGGCGTGCTTATTCCGATTGCCCTGTTCTCGATGAAGTCCGTCAAGGAGTCCGAGAACGGCCAGCTGATGGCATCAACGCTGGTCATCATCGGTGTTGTCTTTAATCGATTCAACATGACCTTTTTCACCCAGGCTGGTTCGGGTACCTTCTATTTCCCGTCGATTTGGGAAATTTTCGTGACGCTGGGACTGCTCTCGGCCATTGTCATGTTCTACCGTCTGGCTGTCATGCACCTGCCGGTATTCCATGAGGGTCCGTTGAACAGATAG